The Bacteroides acidifaciens genome includes a region encoding these proteins:
- a CDS encoding GNAT family N-acetyltransferase — protein MVQKTEIIVQKKNYTLRTWQTEDAASLAQYLNNKNIWNNCRDGLPYPYSQEDANVFLAMVQAKENIHDFCIEVNGEAVGNIGFIPATDVERFSAEVGYWIGEPFWNQGIVTDALKKAINYYFEHTDKIRVFAVVFEHNSPSMRVLEKVGFTKVGIMQKAIFKNDNFMNAHYYELIK, from the coding sequence TGGCAAACCGAAGATGCAGCATCATTAGCCCAATATCTCAATAACAAGAATATTTGGAATAACTGTCGTGACGGTCTCCCCTATCCTTATAGCCAGGAGGATGCTAACGTTTTTCTCGCTATGGTACAAGCAAAAGAAAACATTCATGATTTCTGCATTGAGGTAAACGGAGAAGCAGTCGGAAATATCGGTTTTATACCCGCTACGGATGTAGAACGTTTTAGTGCAGAAGTGGGCTATTGGATTGGAGAACCTTTCTGGAACCAGGGAATCGTTACTGACGCCCTGAAAAAAGCTATCAACTATTATTTCGAACACACTGATAAAATACGTGTATTCGCAGTCGTATTTGAGCATAACTCCCCATCCATGCGGGTATTAGAGAAAGTGGGATTCACGAAAGTAGGAATTATGCAAAAGGCTATTTTCAAGAATGATAATTTCATGAACGCACATTATTATGAACTTATCAAATAA